The nucleotide window TACAAGAGAGTTTGCAGATACACACCCGGAGCGGTTCGTAAATGATATACTCGTGAACGGGATAAGGGCGAAAGGTGTTGTCGTGGGCTATGATTTTGTTTTTGGCCGCAGGGCGATGGGCGATATTCCTTTTTTAAAGAAGAAGGGAGAAGAACTTGGGTTTTTTGTCGAAAGCATGCCTGCCGTAATCAGGGACGGGGTAATCGTATCAAGCACCCTTATAAGGACAATGATCAAATCGGGAGATGTCTGCGGAGCTGCCAGGTTATTATCAGGACCGTACAGACTTCCCGGCACCGTGGTTCACGGTATGGCACGGGGAAGGCTGCTAGGTTTTCCTACGGCAAATATAAGACCTGATAAATCTTTGATTCCTGCTTACGGGGTTTATGCAACAAATATATATCTTGACGGCAAATGTTATACTGGGGCGACTAACATAGGAGACAATCCGACATTCGGCGATGAAGGAACTTCGATTGAGGCCTTTCTTTTCGATTTTGAGGGCGACCTCTACAACAGGCATATATCGATAGAATTCATCGACCGGTTGAGAAAAGAAATCAAATTCGACAGCAAGGATAAGCTGATCAGACAAATCGATAAAGACTGCAGGAATGCTAGCGAAATTTTGAACCGCTTCAATTCCGGACATCGCAAATAAGTGGATATTAAAAAACAAAAATAATGAAAGTCTTTGCCATATCAGACCTTCACCTCGGATTCGGTTCGAATAAGCCGATGGATATATTCGGCCGGCACTGGGATGCCCATCCTGAGCGCATTAGAAAAGAATGGACCGGCATGATTTCTGATGAAGACCTGGTTCTTGTAGCAGGAGATATATCATGGGCAATGAAACCGATAGACGCCAAGGCCGACCTGGCATTTCTGGGAGAACTTCCAGGGAAAAAAATCATAATAAAGGGAAACCATGACTTCTGGTGGCAGGGGCTCAAAAAAGTCAGAGAAATCGCACCTGCTACGGTTATGCCTCTGCATAACAGTTCATATGAAACTCAAGGTATCGGCATAGCAGGTTCTAGGTTGTGGATTGACCCCTCTCTGAACCTGGAAAAGACTACGGACGATGACGAAAAGCTGTTCGAAAGGGAACTGGGCAGGCTGAAAAACTCAATTGAAACAATTACAGGAA belongs to Desulfomonilia bacterium and includes:
- a CDS encoding bifunctional riboflavin kinase/FAD synthetase, producing MEIFWGNDKIDAAKIQNPVVTIGNFDGCHIGHQEIFKRVKKHAAALHGSSVVYTFNPHPASVINNSEPNTIYTLNEKIEAISSLGMDFMVVVPFTREFADTHPERFVNDILVNGIRAKGVVVGYDFVFGRRAMGDIPFLKKKGEELGFFVESMPAVIRDGVIVSSTLIRTMIKSGDVCGAARLLSGPYRLPGTVVHGMARGRLLGFPTANIRPDKSLIPAYGVYATNIYLDGKCYTGATNIGDNPTFGDEGTSIEAFLFDFEGDLYNRHISIEFIDRLRKEIKFDSKDKLIRQIDKDCRNASEILNRFNSGHRK
- a CDS encoding metallophosphoesterase, which gives rise to MKVFAISDLHLGFGSNKPMDIFGRHWDAHPERIRKEWTGMISDEDLVLVAGDISWAMKPIDAKADLAFLGELPGKKIIIKGNHDFWWQGLKKVREIAPATVMPLHNSSYETQGIGIAGSRLWIDPSLNLEKTTDDDEKLFERELGRLKNSIETITGNPEKIIIMTHFPPISPDGKAGKAVEMLKEFNIHTWVFGHMHIDGNDYSGFNTTIANTRFVFTSADCIDFRPVRIL